The window CCTAACCGATCTAAAGTTCATAGTAAGGCAGCAAATTTTGTGAATGGCTTGCAAGAGATCCATCAAGCTGTGTATGATCACTTGACAGAAGCTAACGCCAAGTATAAGCAAGCTGCAGATAAGAAGCATTGTTCTGTGGAATTTGAAGTAGGTGATTTTGTGTGGGCTATTCTTACTAAGGAACGATATCCTGCTGGGGAGTACAACAAGCTTTCAGCAAGGAAGATTGGGCCGGTGGAGGTCATagagaagatcaattcgaacgcctatcggcttaaacttcctagtcacattcgtactgctgatgtgtttaatgtgaagcacctgattccttacacaggtgatagctcggacgagGACGATTCGAGGgtgaattctctccacccatgGGAGAATGATGTGGTAGAAGAAACAACAATTCAGTATCTGGAGAAAAACAGGTTTTAACGACCCTTTGTCAAGGGAaacggcctccggagcaaaattCACCGCCTCCAGCCATGAAATTACGAGATTTGAGGCAAATctcatcgtttagggcctcaaacaggcattttaatgttattatggtgtttttgtaattttaggaaaaatttatatttttcgtaCAATTTAGGCGTCTTAAttctatttaagctttgtacaACCCTAGAGTTGAAGACAGTTatttttcggattatcaataaagttttAGAGCTACCGTGCTCTTTCGCCCAATCTCcgatttgattcgagtttgatgcctattccctgatattcgtagaatcaacaggtaatAAAAGATTGTCTtctggtattcgtgcgcgaatcaacagatTGCAATTAATTCCGCTGCGTCAATCAGACAATGTATCTGCAACGATTTTCACAAAGCTGtcattttctccttttcaCAATGCGAAAAGgcaaaaacaatttttaaaaataaaaatgggtaTATCAACAAATAGAAAAGTGATGAAAGTTGTCCCCGTGCTTCTATAATTTTCTTATCATGGACGATGTGATCCAGTACGAAGCGACGATCAATTATTGAGGTGTTCCATAGTCCCTGCTAAGGGAGTTCTCATTTGAGGATGCATGTTTGTGATATGCTAGTTGACTAGTACAACCCCTGAATAGTGACTCCTAAAAGTTCTGCCAACTCAGGAGCGGCCATCCGCCACACCAACCTACCTTGAGCTGGCGGCTTTGCCCAGGGCTCCAACTCTCTTGTGGTCTACCGCCCGGCGCGGCGGAAGTTCCTGGGGCGGCTCTGGGGGCATAACATCCTATACTGCCTGTACATTCTTGTTGAGAAGAATAGATACAATCTCATGTTGACCGTAAATTTAGAACTCAGTTTTATGTTAATCAGCATATAACAAGAATGAGTTTCATGTGCGCTAGTTCAATTGTTTGCAGAATATGGAAGTTTTGCGAAAGATGGGCAAGTACACGGGGATAACCTATCAGGTTGCTATCCCAATGGGCGGTTCCAATGACCTGCCTATAACTAAGCAGCCGCCTGTAGCAGCCCAAGTTTTGATAGGGACTCCTGGCACTATGAAGAAGTGGATGTCAGCGAAGAAATTAAGCGCCGTCTATATAAAGATCCTTGTTTTTGATGAAGCTGATCATATGTTGGATGAGGTAATGGTTTTCGACATATAACTTAATTTGGGCAATCTTTCCGTTTTCCTATGTTGTGCATCAAACGGTAATCCTTGTCTCGACATACTTGCGCAAAGGGCCTTCCGATCGGTTGCAACGTGGCAAAAACAAAGGcggaaaatatcaaaatataatatggCCAGGGAACATATTGGCATTATCCTTTTGGTGGCATTCTTCGCGCCCTTTACCTCTTACTGAGATTTCATGGGTTGCAGGATGGCTTTAAGGACTTCTCGCTAAAGATTATGAAAGATATTGAGTGAGTGAACTCGACGTGCCAGGTATTTGAGATCAATTGGGTTTGCCGATGTATATTGTATATGTGTGTTAGATGTTATACACTTCTAGGAAGATATGACTAAGACTCTATTAAGTTTGGTGAAATTGAaagaacttttcttttttcatataaaaaggGTGCTGGATTTTGTAGTTCTTAGTGGAATGATGTCACTATGCAGACAAATCAGTGGATTAGTGCTTGTACGTACGTTTCTACTAAAGGTGGATTTGGCTATACAAAGAGACTTTCCGGAAGTTTCACGAATTCTACTTGAGGATTTTCATTTAAAGATTCTATTTTGGAATGATTTGGGATTTTCATTTTGGAATGACTTGTGATTTTAAAGATTCAAGCTAGGTTACTTCTCTGCTTCtttacttttgatttttcaaattagGAGTAGCCAGATAGAATGAAGCGTGATCAATTTGTGAATGCTTTCAAGTGATTTATCATATCAGTGATTTAtaggctttttttttcttttttcgcttttttgtttttgttttttactGTCTATGGTGTCCGACGCCGTAACAACCGACTAGTCCACCAGATGGTGTATTGTACAGCCTGGGGCCCGCCATTAAATCCCAGATGCCGACCCCCGAGAGAATCGAACCCTGAACCTGACCTACTGCTTGTTATTAGCTTACTAGCGGATCCAACCCTTCGTTGGTCAGTGATTTATAGGCTTGGTTGCATCTGTGAGGAATCAGTTAACCAGACATGAtgttttccaatttatttGTGTTTCCTCTTTCAGTTCTTCTCTTTTCTGCAACCCTCAATTACACCGTTAAGAATGTCATGACAAGGATAGTTAAATATTACAATCAACTTTTTGTAAAGAAACTCTTTAGAGTCGGTGAAGCAGTACAAGGTGTATTGCCCGGACGAACTTGTAAAGGTTCGCGTGATAAAGATGAGGATTTTTGAATTTGGAGAAAAAAATGGGTCAGTCGATTATATTTGTCCGCACAAGAGATAGTGCAAGCATGTTAGATGAGGCACTGTATAGTTTCGGGTGTGAAATGACCACCATAGAAGGTGCCCTCAGGCAGGAAGATAGAGACAAGATTGGGAAAGAGTTCAAGGACGGTCTGACTCAAGTCCTCATATCGACTGACCTTCTTGCGCTCGAGGGTTCGACCAACAACAGGCAATTCAATTTTCCTTCTCGGCTAAATGTTCATCTCCATGCTTTTTTCTGATTAAAAATAGGTGGTATTGAAAAATCTATAGGTGTGCTCTAATTACTTATTCATATTCCGGTCTCTCCATGTAAGTTACTTTGGTTATGAATTATGATCTTCCCCAAACGAACCTGATTATGAGTTGTACTTGCAAAGGATGGCCTAAGCTTCAACTTCAAAGCTTCCGGGCTTACCCCTTTAGTTTAGTTAGATTGAAGGCTTCCTTCCCCAATACGTTTGATAAGGAGATATGACgaggagaaaattttaaacgGTCTTTTCTCACAATGATATGGTGAAgaagaatcaataaaattatttcaattaaaaatatttatcacaATTAATCAAGTGATTAACATTCGTTATTTTGtttattgcaatttaattggtaCTTCCTCGCGTCACGTGACGAGGTAGGATCACTGAAGAATCTCCCGATGAAGAGACTTTTGACCATGgctaaagtttacccgaaacTCCTGCATGGAGCTTCTTGTTAGATGAAGAAAAAGGTGTTCGCTAGAGAAGTCGAAATTAatgttatataatatttatatatagtatctATATACTAACTTTTTTGCCCATGTGATGGACGGATTATTTGTTTAGAACGGCTATTTTTAAatggatttttaaaaaatttgacatcacaattgaaatttttaatttcattaagtaatatatatttgtaaattgaaagcattcaaatattagtgcatataataacaaattcaaaattataataccaaatatgaatggagaaaatgatattactaagaaaaaatattacattttcttaaatatcaaattctaaaaaattttaatagatGACCTCcatgtattttgtaaaaaaaaaagtgcaaatcatctatttttattaatttttaaataaatttatctattactatttcaaaagtattcaatatttaaacataCTTATTGCATataatagatttttcttttagttattaattatgtcgagaatttttttatagatatttattttaagaaattgtatttttataagtaaattttgagaatacatattttaaataaataatgtaataaaattattaagtatttataaatttatatgcatttactaatATTGTCTTAATTGTAAATACATTTACGATTGTTTATTTATACATTTACCTTTATGACATTATACTATAcataaaattacattttcaACCCTATTTATTACAGGGAacacaactttatatatatttatatacatatattgttTTTTTGCTACATGTGCTTTGTGAAGGGTGTACAATTAAGTTTTACACTGGActttatatttccttttttttaactcagTAATTTACTAAcgaagattttttatttttattttttattttttagtgttcaataattcttttaaaatattttcaattcttAGGATATGACGGAAAAGAATAATATGATAAATCACCTACAAAATCATAAACTTTCGATCTCATCTTAGATCTCTCACTTTATTGTTGtgtactttttattttgatgagaAAGGTAACTTTAATAAAGGTGACGAGGTAAATCgagcagaaaaagaaaaaagtactAGCAAtgattattttactttttaaaattaaatattatatgtatttttaattttaaatcgtctaataaaataaaataagtatacAGAGtgagtttctttctttttcttattttattcattagagattaaataaaataaattattgaagTAACATAAAATTAACATACCACCTCAATTTTTATATGTACCTTTTAATTTTGGAGTACAAAGAACTTTCATATTCTTATTCACGTTGCTCAAAAGTACGAAATATGCTTCTATAGATGctgatatatagatataaatatatagatttgattGGAAATTTAACATACCACCTTAATTGTTTATGTTATctaatattttgttatttttcactGTTAATCTTTATATGTAATCTTACTTTTGTCAAGTAGCTTGGAGAAgataaccaaaaaataaaacaatttcAGGTCAGAAAACTGAATATTCAAGCGTGGGTAACTGGCCAAATTAGATGCCAAGATAAATTAACCCGATTTTTGGACCGATGATTTACAGGGAACTAGAGGGAGTGAATTCAGAGGGACGTGTACCTCATTCCTCCGACTTCATCCATCCGCATGGAAAATCTTTTCACAATGatgcaaaaaggaaaagttttGTGCTCATTTGAGATAGAAAACTACTCAATTCGGATGAAGAGATTTTGAGGAATAACACATCTCCCCCCAAATCCTTTCCCTCCGATTTTCTCTGCTCCCAAGAAGAAAGTTTTCAAGATCTTAGTCTGTTAGTTAATTGAGATAAACATGAAAAGGATTCTCACTGAAAATACTCATCATACCAAGTTACATTGACACAACCAGTCAGAAAGAAGACACTAAAATGTTCTTTGTACTGCAACCTACGGACAGCTTCCCCCCTCCTGCTCCCTTCTGCCCTCTTAAATTGGTTGACCTTTCGGGACGACCTGATCCTTGATCCACATGTATATCGGGACTAGGACAAAGTACGTCGCAGCCATTGCGCCCAAGAGGAAGCGCAGCATGAACACGAATGGGTTAACGGGCTTCGAGACATCCTCTTCCTTTGGACCCAACTGCATTGAGATTTACCAGTGCACGTTAATTCCAAATACAGGAAAGGAATGCAACAGTGTTGGTTTCAAgagtaatattatattaacttTTTTAAACAGGTGATGCATAGAACCAACATACGGTAATGAATAGCCAGTGATGTCCAGTGTTTCGCAGAAAGGCACAAGGGAATCCTTGAAATTCTTAAACTGAACAGGGACAAGTTCTCCATGGATCCTTCAaagtattaaattgaagaaggaAAAGTTCTCAACGAACACAGATGTTCAGCATATCAAGTTGAGACCATTCAAACTACTATCACATAATCAACCGGTCTTTGCAGGAGAAGGCTTGACCTCTTTCCACCCAGGATGACAGTTTTGGGTGAGAGAAGAAGATTTGATGATGATTTTAGAAGAGAAGTTTCATTGGTAAAGTTCCATTGCATACAATTTGAAACTTAGAAGAGAAGTCCAAAAGGCAGAACTTTTTCCACTAACATATAATTTAGTGGGACAATGGAATATCAACAGTCGAGCTTAGAGGCGTGTTATGGGTGgaataaagtaaaatataaagtttgtgggtcaaataataaaaaaagtaactagataaataaatacattgacccaaaaaatagataaataaatgtaaatagatatagatagatgtGCTAACTTGATgttaaattttcattcatcAGCCAATATAACAGTAACGGAAGCATCACGATGAGGTTAGAAATTTTAGCCAcattaagttaaaaaaaaaaaaagagtttcaGCACTAATCAGAATAAGTAGGCAAAGGTTTGGCATcaagataataattatttctaaCAACTCAACTATATAACATTTCACTAACACGATCATTTTGCATTTCTCGTCCCAAAGCCAAGATGACAGATAGTGTTACTTAGTTCGCAAAACTTTATTGAGCCCATATAACACGACTTGAAGTGATAGAGAACATATGTCAAATTAGTTAGAAATCAATGAGGTCTGACAGAGTGAGCAGACTTTCTGATTAGATTACCAAAACGAGAATAAAGCAGAGTTGGATAAACGGCCATAACCTACACACATAGATTTCTAGAAATAAACCAATAATAAATAGCGCAATTTGTAGCCCCAAGTCGGTTAAGAATATTTGACGAATAGAAGTACTAGACTACCAGCACTATGAAGATTAAACAATATAAGAGACCCATAAATCAATTTCGTGAAGCAAAATGCGTCAAGTTGAAAGGTATGGGAGAGATTGATTCTCAGGCTTCCAACACTTACATGATGATTAAGGTGATGGGGCACTTAGATGATGAAGGTAATAACCGTAACAAACCAAAGGAATCAACTGTGGCAGTTACGAAGAAAACTAACCTGCAAAGGAGAATCCCCAGAAGCAGGTTTTACACCAGTGACAGAGCATCCCATGATCAAGCCATGCCTACGGACCCCACGGTACCATTTGGGGCCAATCCTCTTGAGCTGGACATCTTTAAATCCAGCTTTCTTGAACCACTCAATGTACTCTTCCTCCTTTGGGAAGAGCATCCAAACATCCGCGAAAAATCGAGATAGCCAAAATGTTGGGTACACAGGGCCTATAATGCATGCCTTTCCTCCCAGCTTCAGCACTCTGTAGGCTTCCCTAATGCCTCGCTGCGGGTCAGGCCAGTACTCAATACTGAAGATTGGAGAAATACTATCCATGAGAAGTCATCACATAAATCTCTTCCTTGCTTCAGGAAATCCAGAAGTCCCCAGACATCATTATTACCACATGCATGAGATACGATTTCTACAACAGCAGACTGGCTTATGATGCTTGCTTTAGGTAGAAAAGGAAACCACAAACTGAATTGATTGAGCAATAGCATCGTCTGTCTCAAAGGTAAATTTAAATCTAGAATTTCAAAatgaaaaggggaaaaaaaatcatattgagAAATCGGTTTGACAAATTACAGAATAGTTTATGCATGCAGCGAATACAATAAAGcttaattaaattagaaaataaggTACATTACTTTTAAGGCGAATACAGCAATAGCGAAACCCCAAAAAGATATGCTTTTGCTAAGAAGAATCACATTGACATTACAGAACCAATACTTTATCAATCAAAACAGTACCAAAACTAGAATTTAGCTGAATGAGAAACAGAGAAAACTATAAAGCCGTGTGCGAAGAATAATTCAGTAATTTCCATGGCGCCCTCGACAAGTTAAAAAGGAACTCATGGTAAtggttttttcctttttggtcACTTTATGGTTTAGTGATGAGCACTGATAACCAGGAGATAATCATGAAGGACATGATATGTCCGAAATATACGTCAttgcaaaaatataaacataaaAACGAAGAAGAACATGGAAAACCCCGTTTTCTTTCCGACAGCATtgatgcacaaacaagtttgCCTAGAAAAGGATTCAAAGCATGTTTCATTGGATTAGCTATTTCGTAATTTCAGTGCAATGCTATTGCTTTTACCTCAAGTCCTGCAAAGTTGTTAAATCCTAACACAAGTAATAGTGAATTCAACTGAATTCATGTCAGGTGATTCCACAGGCAGACCAATTTAGCGAATTCAATGAAAGACAGTGAAAGCTCCATCACCTTCCAGCAGAGATGTACCGATCAGCATAATCGGTATTGAAGGGGAGATCCTCGGCATCCCCCTCAATAATCTTGCACTCCTTGAGGGGCTCCTTCTTCTTGGCCTTAGCGAGCTGGTGCGGAGACTGATCAAGAATAGTAACGTTCTTCGCATCCACGTGCTTCACGATCCCAAGTGTGGTGAACCCCGTGCCACCGCCGACATCCACAACTATCATGTTCCGATCGTAGAGGTCGGCAGGCTCAAGGGCCTCATCCCTCATGTCCTCAGTCCAGTGGCCAGGGTTTATAATGTGGTCGTACACGATGGACAGGAAGCGGTAGAACCAGAAGGCCTCCTTCTTGTGCTGTATGAACCGGGGCTGCGATGCAGGCCGCGAAGCCGATAAGCTGCATTTGGGCACTAACCGCGTGATTCTAAAGCTGCAGATGTTCGGAGTTCTTGAATAAGCTAATGCCAATCGGGGGAGGTGCTTCCCGTGGAAATCCGAACCTAGGAAGCCGAGACCCTTAGGGGACACGGCCCTGACCAGGGCGAGGTTGTCAGCTCCGGTGAGAACGGCGGAAGCCATTGAACTGAGGACGAATTTAGGGGTCTCTGCTTATGAAGGATTGAGTGAATTAACAGATACCCACATGCAAGAAACCTACGGACAACAAGAACAAGCAAAGAACAGGACAGATTATCTGAATTTGCTGACACCAATTGAACAACTGACTGAGCAAAACCAAGAAAATCTAGAAGGGTAAGCAGAGGACGAGATGAACTCACCGGCAAACTAGTTGACGAGACACCCCcccacagagagagagagagagagagagagagagagagagagctcagTGTTGCACAGCCCACACAGGCTCAACGTTGCGAGTAGAGGCAGAGAACGAATGACACAGACACAGCTTGCCTGTGGGGTTAAGATTTTTTTGTTAGAAAGGGAGCAATCAATCCTGAGGGAAGATGCAGGAGTCAATCTGCTCCTGCCACGCGGTACACTCTCCGCCCTTGGATTAGGTCGAGATGAGATTTGTCATAGTGCGATGAAGTAGGGGAGACGACTACGCATGTCTGAATCTGATGCTCATACGTCATGTAATCGAGCCGAATACAGCCCCCATatcatctatatatctatgtatacatatgtatagTAAAAAAGACATGCAATCTATAATAATGATAGTAGTAAATgctcatatataattttcgaAATCTCGTAATCAGCACTTTCAAACTCGAGCAGAACTTATTTAAGCTCAACAAGATTGCAGCGAGGCCTGCCAAGTAGAAGAACTTGTAGACCCACCAAGCAAACAATCTAATATTTGGgttaattatcaaaaaaagcACGAcctttatatttattttttaaatatagctCGACCTCTGAAAAATAGTACATAAAGACACattatttgcattttttcaTAAATGTAACACGacttttacactttttttctaaatataacacAGCTTCTAATTTTACCTGCGAATTTAGCATGATATAAATTATTCAGTCAAATTGTAACCATAACAGCTAACGTCGAGCTAACAATGCCACGTGACAGAACATGATAGGACGAGTAGACCCACATGATTGGATGATAACAACTAACATGAAACTAATGGTACCAACTGTTACTCGTTTAATCATGTTGTGCCACATTGCATCGTTAACTCCAAACTAGCTGATATCATTACAAtttgaataaataatttacattATGCTAAATACTCAACTAAATCTAAAGGTTATGTtatatttaaggaaaaatacaaatatcGTGCATTTACATGCTACTCCTAAAGGTCGTGCTacatttaggaaaaaatataaatgtcgTGCCTTTctgtattatttttcaaatgccgtgctatatttaggaaaaagtgtAAATATCGTACATTCTTAGGTAATAATATTTAAGAATTCCTctgatattattattgaatattGGGAATGTATGATataatctatacatatatatatatatatatattatctaatctataATATGGCCAATTATCTGATCAATTTAGTAACAAGACTTTTtccttatatattaatatacaaATACCTATACATTATGTAAAACTCACTCGGTAGcattaaatagaattaaataaTCTTAATTAACTCCCTTGACAGagtgaaaataatttaatttaaaattttggaattaaaaaaattatttaatatagatctatacataaattaaaattcactTGAAGACCATTAGATGTGCTTAAATTGATGCATTCAAaactagaaaaagaaaataatttcattttttcaaattagaaaattacttAAGAGTTAAAAACTATACTACAtgtccaaatatatatatatatatatacacatgggCATctgacaagaaaaaaaattatatgcaaACTTAAAAGTAATTCTTGAAATTAAAAGTTATACAAAAACTCGAACAGGATCAACTAGAAAAAGAAGTTTAcctcaatttttcaaattaaaaattagttaaaTTGATGctcttaaaaaattaaaaaattatttttattttccaaataaCTTGAATAGAATTACATAAGCTCAAATTAATGcacttaaaaaatttaaaaatcattgTAGTTTTCCAAACTTAATTGATGCACTTTTCTTGCTCGGAAGTTGATGCACTTCAAAATataggaaaataaattttacctcaaatttccaaattaaaagttagttaAATTAATGctcttaaaaaattaaaaattatttgaaattttcaaataaaaaattagttactaaaacatattatatatccccatatatataacatgaaaaaataattcaaatcaaatttgtGATTAAACTTATATTAAGTGAACTAAAATGCAACCAGAAcaagagaaaattttatgaaaaatcaaatatataaataataatgtcTAATCAATTTAGTAACAGAACATTTTCCATGTATGTTAATTTACAAATTTCTATAAATAATGTAAAACTCACTTGGTACCATTAAATAgcattaaataattttaattaattcccttgaaaaagtaaaaataaattaatttaaaattttggaagtaaaaaattacttaataTAGATCTatacataaattaaaattcactTGAAGACCAATAGATGTGCTTAAATCTATGCattcaaaaatagaaaatgaaaattactttattttttcaaattagaaaattacttAAGAGTtaaaaaactatattatatgtccatccatatatatatgcatatgcatttgacaagaaagaaaaatataaaagtaaatttaatagtaattctcaaaattaaaaattatccaaaaatttaagTAGGATTGACTGAGCTCGAATTAATgcacttaaaaattaaaaaattatttttttccaaggTTAAGTGGATGCACTTTTCTTGGTCGGAAGTTGATGCACttcaaaattaggaaaataagTTTGCCTCAATTttccaaattaaaaattagtttaGTTAATgctcttaaaaaataaaaattattttaattttccaaataaattaagtaggattaaatgagctgaaattaatgtgcttataaattttttttaaaaaaatcatattaataATCCAAGCTTAAGTTGATGCACTTTTCTTGGTGGGAAGTTGATGCACTtcaaaaatagtaaaagaaGTTTACCTCAATTttccaaattaaaaattaatgaaattaataataggTTATTAACAAAAGAAGATTTCATGAAAAGtcaaacataaaaataataaataataatacttAAAAATCAGTTATAAGTTATAACCAATTCGTAGAGGCATTTTTAATCAACATGTCAAAAGAAGATCCTAAACtacaatttgaaataaaaaatttagaaaaaaatgcaaataagGATTATAAGCTATACTTAAGAATATTAACTAAAATCAGAGTAATGGTAGTATTTTCAAAAaggttgaaaattttatagaattaCGATGAGGTACATTGGAAT of the Punica granatum isolate Tunisia-2019 chromosome 6, ASM765513v2, whole genome shotgun sequence genome contains:
- the LOC116211303 gene encoding 2-methyl-6-phytyl-1,4-hydroquinone methyltransferase, chloroplastic; the encoded protein is MASAVLTGADNLALVRAVSPKGLGFLGSDFHGKHLPRLALAYSRTPNICSFRITRLVPKCSLSASRPASQPRFIQHKKEAFWFYRFLSIVYDHIINPGHWTEDMRDEALEPADLYDRNMIVVDVGGGTGFTTLGIVKHVDAKNVTILDQSPHQLAKAKKKEPLKECKIIEGDAEDLPFNTDYADRYISAGSIEYWPDPQRGIREAYRVLKLGGKACIIGPVYPTFWLSRFFADVWMLFPKEEEYIEWFKKAGFKDVQLKRIGPKWYRGVRRHGLIMGCSVTGVKPASGDSPLQLGPKEEDVSKPVNPFVFMLRFLLGAMAATYFVLVPIYMWIKDQVVPKGQPI